One Spinacia oleracea cultivar Varoflay chromosome 4, BTI_SOV_V1, whole genome shotgun sequence DNA segment encodes these proteins:
- the LOC110793181 gene encoding translationally-controlled tumor protein homolog codes for MLLYQDLLTGDELLSDSYPYKELFNGCLWEVEGKWIVKGGVDIDIGANPSAEDGGEDEGVDDQAQKVVDIVDVFRLQEQPSYDKKQFVAWVKRYIKNLTAKLEGEQAAEFKKNVEAATKYLMSKLSDLQFFVGESMQDECATVFAYYKEGAADPTFLYFSHGLKEVKC; via the exons ATGCTCCTTTACCAGGACCTCCTTACCG GTGACGAGCTCTTGTCCGACTCGTACCCCTACAAGGAACTCTTTAATGGATGCCTTTGGGAGGTAGAAGGAAAG TGGATTGTCAAAGGGGGTGTTGACATCGACATTGGTGCCAATCCTTCTGCTGAAGATGGTGGAGAAGATGAAGGTGTCGATGACCAAGCTCAAAAGGTTGTTGACATTGTTGACGTCTTCAGGCTCCAG GAGCAACCTTCCTATGACAAGAAGCAGTTTGTTGCATGGGTTAAGAGATACATCAAGAACCTGACTGCCAAATTGGAAGGTGAACAAGCTGCCGAGTTCAAGAAGAATGTTGAGGCAGCAACCAAATATCTTATGTCTAAGCTCAGCGACCTTCAATT TTTTGTGGGTGAGAGCATGCAAGATGAATGTGCCACAGTGTTTGCTTACTACAAGGAGGGTGCTGCTGACCCAACTTTCTTGTACTTCTCCCATGGTCTGAAGGAAGTCAAGTGCTAA